In the Populus trichocarpa isolate Nisqually-1 chromosome 1, P.trichocarpa_v4.1, whole genome shotgun sequence genome, CTGTCAGTTCTGTACTCCAGCTGCATACTCTATTGGCAATGGATGATGAGATGCATAGAAGGAACTCTCCATCAGGATATAAGAATCCAAACTCTAACCATTTTCAGAGAGTACAGATTAATCAAAACCGACGCACTCTCGGTGATTGGCTTGAGAGAGATGTGGTTAATGCCTATAGCTCAAGTCCTGACTCAGCATTATCCCCACTATCTCTTGCTGCTTCACCAAAGATGGGCAGCTTTCTAAATGCACTTAGGAGTCTCTCACCAAAATTGATGGTGATAACTGAGCAAGAATCAAATCATAATGGGTTTAATTTAATGGAGAGGGTCACAGAagctttgaatttttatgctGCGCTATTTGATTGTTTGGAGTCTACTGTATCAAGAGTATCATTAGAGCGGCATAAGGTTGAGAAGATGTTATTTGGGGAGGAAATTAAGAACATCATTGCTTGTGAGGGAACTGATAGAAAGGAGAGGCATGAGAAGTTGGAAAAGTGGATTCTAAGGCTTGAGTTGGCTGGATTCGGGATCATTCCTCTGAGCTACCATGGTAGGCTGCAGGCAAACAGGTTTTTGCAGAGTTATGGCTATGACggatataaaatcaaagaagaaaacgGATGTTTGGTTATTTGCTGGCAGGATAGACCGCTTTTCTCTGTGTCAGCTTGGAGATTCAGGAGGTATGACTGAGAGATTATCAAACATATGGGGAGTGTGCTTTCCTTTATTTTGTTACTGTTATATGTATAAAGGGTGATAACTTTTAATGCGCAGTTGCATAATGCTCTGCTGCAAGTTTCAAACGTTTCCTccatttatttaacatttttgtaaatatttccTTATTTACTTTCTGATAGAGATTGGATGATATCTGTTCCACTCACCCAAATCTAGAACTTCGTTTGGTTTCGAGAAAGAATCACCAACACTGTAAAATCAAACTTCCCTGCAAATTTCTTGTGTcagaactgaaaagaaaagctCAGATTTCTTGCAAATGTAAGTCTTGCAAACGATGCTGTACAATGCATCATTCTGAACTCTTAAACAACATTGCTTGGAAAATCAAAATACTTCCTTCCCAGTAGTGTTGAACATATTCAACAAGTAGGCACTgggtaaaagaaaaggaaaaccgCAGATTCCACTAGTAATAAGAACATTCAGAAATGCACAACAGTCACATTGTATTCAACGACAACATTTCTGCTCTTTTGACTAGATGAGATTGTCTTTGACAATGAATAGCCTCGAGCAAACCGGAAAAGCCCGCTACCTCCAACAATTGGCATTTCCCTGACGTTATCGAGCACTGGACTGCGACCTAGAATACTTAGGGCACTGCCATTGTACGTACCCTCcaaaaaagcaaaatttaaaaccataagCAATCCAGCATCATGTTGAGAAGCAAAAGCATACACGCCCTGTGCTCTTCCCACAAGTTTTGAATTAGGTTCTGGCTCTTCTGTTAATGGACTATCCACCATAAAAGTGCTGCCAAAGCTATCAGCTGTTGTCTTTTCTGGTCCAGCAATTCTCATGTTTGTTGGGTTTTTCCCACTGGGAATATCGTGGAAGTAGAACCGCAGGCGAGTCATTTTCTCCATGCGTTTAGTGGATATGATCATTGGTGATTTCTCTGAGAATTTGCCATTAGTAGTGCTACAAAACGTCAAGAAAACAGTGAAATACAAGAGAACAAgaatttgaacaagaaaataagcCATAGGGAATAATTTTTCTTAGCTATGTTGGGGAAAGAATGCTGGAAGAGTCTATTTATAGGATTGTGAGCAAGAATTGATGAATATTGTAGTGTGAGATTGGCTTTTGGAAGTGGGTTAATGTGGCAAAATAATTATTGCTTGAACTTGATGTTGCATCAAGAGCAAGAATTTGATGAATCTCAGAGGGGCTCAAATTTCCTGAATAATGGAAAATGTAGTTAAGAGCATTTGAGGaaattaactaggttaacctGTCCCAGCTGGTTCAGCCATTTAACAAGACCAAGCTTTCTTACTTAAATATGACACACCATTATCTGCAACaacagaaattttttaaaagattaatggATAATATATGCAATCAGGGTTGCTTATTTTGTGGCTGGGTGGATTctggagaaaataaaatcactGAAGATGCCATCATAATGAATAGTAGAAAGTGCTTTGAACATGGCCAACAGCTCAAGTCACTCAGAGCATGCTTGCTTTACAATCAAGGTTTTGCAGCCTTACATTGGGGTATGCCATCAAAGCTTACTTTACTTTTACCTGAATTTTCCAACTTGGCTCTGCAAAGTTGAAGTACTCTTCCTACTATAATATAGTAACAGGTTTATGTAAGTAAATTGCATAGGATAGAATCATATTCAGTTTCAGAACTAGCTTATAATAGGAGTCTTGCAAGGATCTTGCAT is a window encoding:
- the LOC7496013 gene encoding dirigent protein 22, which translates into the protein MAYFLVQILVLLYFTVFLTFCSTTNGKFSEKSPMIISTKRMEKMTRLRFYFHDIPSGKNPTNMRIAGPEKTTADSFGSTFMVDSPLTEEPEPNSKLVGRAQGVYAFASQHDAGLLMVLNFAFLEGTYNGSALSILGRSPVLDNVREMPIVGGSGLFRFARGYSLSKTISSSQKSRNVVVEYNVTVVHF